The proteins below come from a single Ruegeria sp. THAF33 genomic window:
- a CDS encoding DUF4329 domain-containing protein gives MIEFSIIALSGLCLLFAARQLGLAEGKCEAARRLRYTLVVLILWPPAATLAQSQEEISVAKATLSSLQGISFNNNTEYCGYLAYDPAGKLVATPAQRGDNKSCVWDQAENGLVLVLSYHTHGRFDPEYSSEVPSVADIEADEDEGIDGFVSTPGGRLWYVDTERMEVRQICDIGCLPKDPGFVPGLEGEISSVYSYEDLLEYESD, from the coding sequence ATGATCGAGTTTAGCATTATTGCGTTGTCAGGACTTTGCCTTCTTTTTGCGGCTCGTCAACTTGGTCTCGCAGAAGGCAAATGTGAAGCCGCACGCCGCCTTCGCTATACCTTAGTTGTCTTGATACTCTGGCCACCCGCGGCCACCCTGGCCCAATCACAGGAAGAAATCAGCGTAGCGAAAGCGACACTGTCTAGCCTACAGGGTATTTCTTTCAACAATAACACAGAGTATTGCGGCTACCTTGCATATGATCCGGCCGGGAAACTTGTTGCTACTCCTGCTCAACGTGGCGACAACAAAAGCTGCGTTTGGGATCAAGCAGAAAATGGTTTGGTGCTTGTTTTATCTTACCACACGCACGGGAGGTTCGACCCGGAATATAGTTCGGAAGTTCCAAGCGTTGCAGACATTGAGGCCGATGAAGACGAGGGCATCGACGGCTTTGTGTCAACTCCGGGTGGACGTTTGTGGTACGTCGATACGGAGCGAATGGAAGTGAGACAAATCTGCGATATCGGATGTTTGCCAAAAGACCCTGGTTTCGTTCCGGGTTTGGAAGGGGAAATCTCATCGGTTTACTCTTATGAAGATCTTCTCGAATACGAGAGTGACTAG
- a CDS encoding alpha/beta fold hydrolase, with translation MTTVLIVIAVFVAFLFVMNLWTRKITRRGLETVPQLGQITPVRGGSIHYVEKGNPEAQTIVMIHGLAGQLQHFTYALVDLLADDYHVIALDRPGCGYSTRDTAELAQLPHQAGMIAEFLDKKGVDRAVLVGHSLGGAVSLAMALDHPARVAGLALLAPLTHKLPETPAIFKPLEIRSEWMRSLIGNTLAVPLASKTAPHTLSAAFDPETPPDDFLDRAGGALGLRPSAFVTASQDVAGVDASINAQVARYPNLTVPGGILYGRQDAILSPPLHGPTMTEFGLSYEELDGFGHMIPITEPEICAAFIRRMTEATTSPQTSLQDKPSEQA, from the coding sequence ATGACAACCGTTCTGATCGTAATCGCCGTTTTTGTCGCCTTCCTGTTTGTCATGAACCTGTGGACACGGAAGATTACCCGCCGCGGTCTTGAAACCGTGCCGCAGCTAGGTCAGATCACACCCGTTCGCGGCGGCAGCATCCACTATGTGGAAAAGGGAAACCCCGAGGCGCAGACCATCGTTATGATCCACGGCTTGGCCGGGCAGTTACAGCACTTTACCTATGCGCTGGTGGATCTTCTGGCCGACGATTACCACGTTATCGCGCTGGACCGGCCGGGATGCGGGTATTCAACGCGCGATACGGCCGAGCTGGCGCAATTGCCCCACCAGGCTGGCATGATTGCCGAGTTTCTGGACAAAAAAGGCGTGGACCGCGCCGTTCTGGTCGGCCATTCACTGGGGGGCGCGGTTTCACTGGCGATGGCACTTGACCACCCGGCCCGGGTCGCTGGTCTGGCGCTGCTGGCGCCGCTGACGCATAAACTGCCCGAAACCCCGGCGATCTTCAAACCGCTCGAGATCCGCTCCGAATGGATGCGCAGCCTGATCGGCAACACGCTTGCCGTTCCCCTTGCGTCCAAAACCGCGCCGCACACGTTAAGTGCCGCGTTTGACCCGGAAACCCCGCCTGATGACTTTCTGGACCGGGCAGGTGGCGCGCTTGGCCTGCGACCTTCCGCCTTTGTCACGGCCTCTCAGGACGTTGCCGGCGTCGATGCCAGTATCAACGCGCAGGTCGCGCGCTATCCGAATCTGACCGTCCCAGGGGGCATCTTGTATGGCCGCCAGGACGCGATACTGTCGCCGCCGCTGCACGGGCCGACAATGACCGAATTCGGGCTGAGTTACGAAGAGCTGGACGGGTTCGGCCACATGATTCCGATCACAGAGCCCGAAATCTGTGCCGCCTTCATCCGCAGGATGACCGAAGCGACCACATCCCCCCAGACATCCTTGCAGGACAAGCCATCAGAGCAGGCGTGA
- a CDS encoding NAD(P)/FAD-dependent oxidoreductase encodes MHHRTQMLIVGAGFAGLTMALEARKSGIKDIAILEKADDIGGTWRENTYPGVACDVPSHLYSMATHLNPHWSRAYAGGAEIQAYLQNVARREGLYDLCHFRQELKSARWDGTRWQVETMDGQYWSARFLVSAIGALHYPSIPDIPGADSFSGPSFHSAEWNHDVDLTGKRVAVVGTGASAVQFVPEIAKIAGHVTIFQRSAPYVMPRPDGPIAPWVRSLYARFPILPRIRRKLIFMIFEFRHRVFRGEERAVNFALKMWRKALERAITDPAERRSLTPDYRIGCKRILSSNDWYPTLARDDVSVVPKGVARIEGDTVIAADGTRTKADVLIWGTGFHVTDVVERLDITGTGGLTLRSAWSDGMCAHLGTAVAGFPNFFLLLGPHTGLGHNSVVLMIEAQVGHIGRVLSEMQREGLSAITPDAAKQAAFIREMHDRHAEGVWQAGGCTSWYMDAEGRNTTLWPGTVAEFQKRMAQSGLEQYRPAALGNGEN; translated from the coding sequence ATGCACCACAGAACACAGATGCTGATCGTCGGCGCCGGGTTTGCCGGGCTGACGATGGCGCTTGAGGCACGCAAGAGCGGCATCAAGGATATCGCGATTTTGGAAAAGGCCGATGATATCGGGGGGACATGGCGCGAAAATACCTATCCCGGTGTCGCCTGTGATGTGCCGTCGCATCTGTATTCCATGGCGACCCATCTCAACCCGCATTGGAGCCGCGCATATGCCGGTGGCGCGGAAATCCAAGCTTATCTGCAAAATGTCGCGCGTCGGGAAGGGTTGTATGACCTGTGCCATTTCCGGCAGGAGCTGAAATCGGCCAGGTGGGATGGAACGCGATGGCAAGTTGAAACGATGGATGGCCAGTACTGGTCGGCGCGGTTTCTGGTCTCGGCCATTGGTGCACTTCATTATCCCAGCATCCCGGATATCCCCGGCGCCGACAGTTTTTCGGGGCCCAGTTTCCACTCGGCCGAATGGAATCACGATGTCGATCTGACCGGCAAGCGCGTGGCGGTCGTTGGAACCGGCGCATCCGCCGTTCAGTTTGTACCCGAGATCGCCAAGATTGCAGGCCACGTCACGATCTTTCAACGCAGTGCGCCTTACGTGATGCCGCGTCCGGATGGTCCGATTGCGCCCTGGGTGCGCAGCCTTTACGCCCGGTTTCCCATTTTGCCCCGCATTCGGCGCAAGCTGATATTCATGATCTTCGAATTTCGCCACCGCGTGTTTCGCGGTGAGGAACGCGCGGTGAATTTTGCCTTGAAAATGTGGCGAAAGGCATTGGAGCGCGCCATCACCGATCCGGCCGAACGGCGGAGTCTGACCCCCGACTACCGGATCGGCTGCAAACGTATCCTGAGTTCGAACGATTGGTACCCGACCCTGGCCCGCGACGATGTCAGTGTTGTTCCGAAGGGCGTCGCCCGTATCGAAGGCGACACGGTCATCGCGGCGGATGGCACCCGGACCAAGGCGGATGTCTTGATCTGGGGCACCGGGTTTCACGTAACCGACGTGGTCGAACGTCTGGACATTACCGGAACAGGCGGGCTGACGCTGCGCTCTGCCTGGTCGGATGGCATGTGCGCGCATCTGGGTACCGCAGTTGCGGGTTTTCCAAATTTCTTCCTGCTTCTGGGGCCGCATACCGGGCTGGGGCACAACTCGGTCGTGCTGATGATCGAGGCCCAGGTTGGCCATATTGGCCGGGTCCTGAGCGAGATGCAGCGCGAAGGGCTGTCCGCGATCACTCCTGACGCCGCCAAACAGGCGGCGTTCATACGGGAAATGCACGACCGCCACGCGGAAGGCGTCTGGCAGGCCGGGGGCTGTACATCCTGGTACATGGATGCGGAAGGCCGAAACACGACCTTGTGGCCAGGCACCGTTGCCGAGTTTCAGAAACGCATGGCACAATCAGGGTTGGAGCAATACAGACCCGCCGCCCTTGGCAATGGAGAAAACTGA
- a CDS encoding trimethylamine methyltransferase family protein: MLPGLTRGIPLCEVMDATQVERIDNAAMDILENVGVQFRDPIALKDWKKAGAKVDGELVYLDRNMVRELISTIPAQFTYHARDPKKNLALGGKHAIFVPMTGAPFLRDLDDVRRNPTLDDLAMFHKLSHMMPALHSSAHHIVEPYDHPISQRHLRITYSSMKYSDKTFMGMTTSPRNAEDVMDMCDILFGEGFIDDHPVTTGNCNGNSPLVWDETMLGAMRAFCRRNQPVLCSPFVLGGANTPASVPATVAQLTAEALSALAYTQVIRKGCPAIWGHYLSTVSMKSGAPMAGTPEISLMNFMIGQMARFYDVPWRTSNTLGGAKTFDAQAGYESATTLSAVIHAGANYIWHSAGWNEAGMHCSVAKFIVDAEQCAMAYRMAEGPKWHDFDQALAAVPDVGPGGHYLGHPHTQDNFQTAFFMPELFDNNSIEQWVAEGEVEITERALKHAQKLLAEYEEPKLDEARNEALLDYIARREREIPAADELNQTY; encoded by the coding sequence ATGCTGCCGGGCCTGACCCGAGGCATCCCGCTATGCGAGGTCATGGACGCAACCCAGGTTGAGCGTATCGACAATGCGGCGATGGACATTCTGGAAAATGTCGGCGTTCAGTTCCGCGACCCCATCGCGCTGAAAGACTGGAAAAAAGCCGGAGCCAAGGTTGACGGCGAACTGGTCTATCTGGACCGCAATATGGTGCGCGAGCTGATCTCGACCATTCCGGCGCAGTTCACCTATCACGCGCGTGATCCGAAAAAGAACCTTGCACTGGGCGGCAAGCACGCGATCTTCGTGCCGATGACCGGCGCGCCATTCCTGCGCGATCTGGACGATGTACGCCGCAACCCGACGCTGGATGATCTGGCGATGTTCCACAAGCTGTCGCACATGATGCCGGCGCTGCACAGCTCGGCCCATCACATTGTCGAGCCCTACGACCACCCGATCAGCCAGCGGCACCTGCGCATCACCTATTCGTCGATGAAATACTCGGACAAGACCTTCATGGGCATGACCACTTCGCCCAGGAATGCCGAGGATGTGATGGATATGTGCGATATCCTGTTCGGCGAAGGGTTCATTGACGATCATCCGGTCACCACCGGCAACTGCAACGGCAACAGCCCTCTGGTGTGGGACGAAACCATGCTGGGTGCGATGCGGGCCTTCTGCCGCCGCAATCAGCCGGTTCTGTGCTCGCCCTTTGTGCTGGGTGGCGCAAACACCCCGGCATCGGTGCCCGCGACCGTGGCGCAGCTGACCGCCGAGGCGCTTTCGGCGCTGGCCTATACGCAGGTGATCCGCAAGGGCTGTCCTGCGATCTGGGGGCATTACCTGTCGACCGTTTCGATGAAATCCGGCGCGCCGATGGCCGGCACGCCCGAGATCAGCCTTATGAACTTCATGATCGGCCAGATGGCGCGCTTTTACGACGTACCATGGCGCACTTCGAACACTCTGGGTGGGGCCAAGACCTTTGATGCACAGGCCGGGTACGAATCCGCCACGACGCTCAGCGCGGTCATTCACGCCGGGGCCAACTATATCTGGCATTCGGCAGGCTGGAACGAGGCGGGCATGCATTGTTCGGTCGCCAAGTTCATCGTCGACGCCGAACAATGCGCGATGGCTTACCGGATGGCGGAAGGTCCAAAGTGGCACGATTTCGATCAGGCCCTGGCAGCGGTTCCGGATGTGGGGCCCGGCGGGCATTATCTGGGTCATCCGCACACGCAGGACAACTTTCAAACCGCGTTCTTTATGCCGGAGCTGTTCGACAACAACTCGATCGAACAATGGGTCGCCGAAGGCGAAGTTGAGATCACCGAACGCGCCCTGAAACATGCACAGAAACTATTGGCCGAATATGAAGAACCAAAGCTGGACGAGGCCAGGAACGAGGCCCTTCTGGACTATATCGCCCGCCGCGAAAGGGAAATCCCGGCGGCGGACGAGTTGAACCAAACATACTGA
- a CDS encoding mandelate racemase/muconate lactonizing enzyme family protein, translating to MKIAELHIYSHDLPVKNGPYTMANAQVWALDTTLVKIVSDNGLIGWGETCPVGPTYAEAHAAGARAALVEMAPGLIGTEVLPLALHRRMDGLLNGHGYAKATIDIAVHDLLGNHLGVPVSDLLGGAVSDKVPSYFATGVGAPDDIAKLAAEKMAEGYPRLQIKVGGRPVEVDIETIRKVWDVVKGSGIRLAVDGNRGWTTRDALRVSRECPEIPFIMEQPCNTIEDLRKIRPQVTHGIYMDENSTSLNTVISAAGTGLVDGFGMKVTRIGGLHPMRAFRDICEARNLPHTCDDSWGGDIIAAACTHIGATVRPDLLEGVWLAAPYIEGNYDPENGIRIEAGHIALPTGPGLGVVPDESLLGTLVASF from the coding sequence ATGAAGATCGCCGAACTGCATATCTACAGCCACGACCTGCCGGTCAAAAACGGACCCTATACTATGGCCAACGCTCAGGTCTGGGCGCTGGATACCACGCTGGTCAAAATCGTGTCGGACAACGGTCTGATCGGCTGGGGCGAGACCTGCCCGGTTGGCCCGACCTACGCCGAGGCGCACGCCGCCGGGGCGCGCGCCGCTCTGGTCGAAATGGCCCCGGGCCTGATCGGAACAGAGGTCCTGCCTCTGGCCTTGCATCGCCGGATGGATGGGCTGTTGAACGGTCATGGCTATGCCAAGGCGACCATCGACATTGCGGTGCACGACCTGCTTGGCAATCACTTGGGTGTTCCGGTTTCCGATTTGCTGGGCGGAGCGGTTTCGGACAAGGTGCCGTCCTATTTTGCCACGGGCGTCGGTGCACCCGACGACATCGCGAAACTGGCTGCCGAGAAAATGGCCGAAGGCTACCCGCGTCTGCAAATCAAGGTCGGAGGCCGCCCGGTCGAGGTCGACATCGAAACCATTCGAAAGGTTTGGGACGTGGTCAAAGGATCGGGTATTCGTCTGGCCGTTGACGGCAACCGGGGCTGGACCACACGAGACGCCCTGCGGGTCAGCCGCGAGTGCCCCGAAATCCCCTTCATCATGGAACAGCCTTGCAACACAATCGAAGATCTCAGGAAGATCCGGCCTCAGGTCACGCATGGCATCTATATGGATGAAAACAGCACCAGCCTGAACACCGTGATCTCGGCTGCGGGCACCGGTCTGGTCGACGGGTTCGGCATGAAGGTCACCCGCATCGGCGGCCTGCATCCGATGCGCGCCTTCCGCGACATCTGCGAGGCGCGCAACCTGCCCCATACCTGCGATGACAGCTGGGGCGGGGATATCATCGCCGCTGCATGTACCCATATCGGTGCAACCGTTCGGCCCGACCTGCTGGAAGGCGTCTGGCTGGCTGCGCCATATATCGAAGGCAACTACGATCCCGAAAACGGCATCCGGATCGAGGCCGGGCATATCGCGCTGCCAACCGGGCCGGGGCTGGGCGTGGTTCCTGATGAAAGCCTGCTCGGCACACTTGTCGCATCATTCTAA
- a CDS encoding SDR family NAD(P)-dependent oxidoreductase produces MNLKGKSALVTGAAGGIGASIVQRLRNAGARVAVADRAVDAIEAEAYLPGDLLVPEYADQLPGAAASALGGLDIVINNAGVITRGSVTDTTDADWSLSLGVNVEAPFRICRAAIPIMADAGGGAIVNTASCWGLRPGPNHAVYCMTKAAIASLTQCMGMDHAHQGIRINAVCPNEVNTPMLRSGFEKRGFDPDTAVAELGRTVPLGRIAEPDDIADVIMFLVSDASRYVCGTLVEVNGGKPVS; encoded by the coding sequence ATGAACCTGAAAGGAAAATCGGCTCTGGTCACTGGCGCGGCTGGCGGCATCGGGGCGTCAATCGTTCAACGCCTGCGCAACGCCGGGGCGCGGGTCGCCGTCGCCGACCGGGCTGTCGATGCCATCGAGGCCGAGGCATATCTGCCCGGTGATCTGCTTGTTCCCGAATATGCAGACCAGCTGCCCGGCGCAGCCGCGTCCGCATTGGGCGGGCTTGACATCGTGATCAACAATGCGGGCGTCATCACGCGCGGGTCGGTCACGGATACGACTGATGCGGATTGGTCTCTGTCATTGGGTGTCAATGTCGAAGCCCCGTTCCGCATTTGCCGTGCGGCAATTCCGATCATGGCGGACGCCGGCGGCGGGGCCATCGTCAACACCGCGTCTTGCTGGGGGCTGCGCCCCGGCCCCAATCATGCGGTCTATTGCATGACCAAGGCGGCCATCGCGTCCCTGACCCAGTGCATGGGCATGGATCACGCCCATCAGGGTATCCGCATCAACGCCGTTTGCCCGAACGAGGTGAATACCCCGATGCTGCGATCAGGCTTTGAAAAGCGCGGCTTTGACCCCGATACAGCCGTGGCCGAACTGGGCCGGACCGTGCCGCTGGGCCGGATCGCCGAGCCCGATGACATCGCCGATGTCATCATGTTCCTTGTCTCGGACGCGTCGCGTTATGTTTGCGGCACGCTCGTCGAGGTCAACGGAGGGAAACCGGTATCATGA
- a CDS encoding SDR family NAD(P)-dependent oxidoreductase, which translates to MKRFDGKVALITGGRSGIGKAIARRLHDEGARVFTAQRGEDTEFHGIAADFTLPDSPAQVVGEVIAKAGRLDVLVNNAGMMQEASVEGMSLEDWHLNLTVNLTAPFLMIKAALPHLRDTKGAIVNTGSIEGLGSNPGHAAYCASKAGLHGLTRAVAVDHGGEGIRCNAVAPGWIDTELNEDFIESMPDPSAFRRDIAKIHPVARTGRSEEVAALVAFLASGDAGFITGQVYTVDGGRMAKLSLP; encoded by the coding sequence ATGAAACGGTTCGACGGAAAGGTGGCACTGATCACTGGCGGGCGCAGCGGCATCGGCAAGGCCATTGCCCGGCGTTTGCACGACGAAGGCGCACGGGTCTTTACCGCCCAACGTGGTGAGGACACCGAATTTCACGGCATCGCTGCTGATTTCACCCTTCCCGACAGCCCGGCACAGGTGGTCGGCGAAGTGATCGCGAAAGCCGGGCGTCTGGACGTGCTGGTCAACAACGCGGGCATGATGCAGGAAGCCTCGGTCGAGGGAATGAGCCTTGAGGACTGGCATCTCAACCTGACGGTGAACCTGACCGCCCCGTTCCTGATGATCAAAGCCGCGCTGCCGCATCTGCGCGACACCAAGGGCGCTATCGTCAACACCGGATCCATCGAAGGGTTGGGCAGCAATCCCGGTCATGCCGCCTATTGCGCATCAAAGGCAGGCTTGCACGGCCTGACCCGCGCCGTAGCCGTGGATCACGGGGGCGAAGGTATCCGCTGCAACGCCGTCGCGCCCGGTTGGATCGATACCGAATTGAACGAGGATTTCATCGAATCCATGCCCGACCCGTCCGCATTCCGTCGCGACATCGCCAAGATCCACCCGGTGGCCCGAACAGGGCGGTCTGAAGAAGTTGCCGCGCTCGTCGCGTTTCTGGCGTCCGGGGATGCGGGTTTCATCACCGGGCAGGTCTATACGGTGGACGGTGGGCGCATGGCCAAGCTGAGCTTGCCCTGA
- a CDS encoding FAD-binding oxidoreductase yields the protein MTRYEAKRLPRQTGPAGWNAILPPQYPLPVLEQDLTADITIVGGGFAGLTAARRLHQLDPSLKIALLEAGRFADGSAGRNSGFMIDLPHDLASDNYAGDGLEADRAAIALNRKAIAFATEVAADCDLPQEMFDPCGKYNAAATRAGDAHNRAFAEHLTKLGEPYTLYDQKQMQEITGCPHYVSGLFAPGTVMIQPAAYVRALSGQLAGQVNVFENSPVTSFEKQDAGWVVNTAKAKVSTGRIVLANNGHLESFGFYQRQLMHICLYASITTSLTEAQIKTLGGQPRWSVTPADPMGTSVRRISGSYGDRILIRTGSSFHPTIETSRMRLRNAGWVHDRKFRERFPHLSDVRMEHRWAGMLCLSRNGSAAFGELEDGVFSACCQNGLGIARGTLQGMGIAELALQGGSEVADHFLAQPDLPRLPPEPFASLGANSYLIWKEWRSGKE from the coding sequence TTGACACGATACGAGGCCAAAAGACTACCGCGGCAGACCGGTCCGGCAGGGTGGAATGCCATCCTGCCGCCCCAGTACCCTCTGCCGGTGCTCGAACAGGATCTGACCGCCGACATCACCATCGTCGGCGGAGGGTTTGCCGGGCTGACGGCGGCGCGGCGGTTGCACCAACTGGACCCTTCGCTGAAGATCGCCCTGTTGGAAGCGGGCCGATTTGCCGATGGTTCGGCGGGGCGGAATTCGGGGTTCATGATCGACCTGCCGCATGATCTGGCCTCGGACAATTACGCAGGCGATGGGCTGGAAGCGGATCGCGCCGCCATTGCCCTGAACCGCAAGGCCATCGCTTTCGCGACCGAGGTCGCCGCCGATTGCGACCTGCCGCAGGAAATGTTCGACCCTTGCGGAAAATACAATGCTGCCGCCACACGGGCAGGAGACGCCCATAACCGCGCCTTCGCCGAGCATCTGACCAAACTGGGTGAGCCGTACACGCTGTATGACCAAAAGCAGATGCAAGAGATCACGGGCTGCCCGCATTATGTTTCGGGGCTGTTTGCGCCGGGGACGGTGATGATCCAGCCCGCAGCCTATGTACGGGCGTTGTCGGGCCAACTGGCTGGCCAAGTTAACGTATTCGAGAACTCACCAGTCACCAGCTTTGAAAAGCAGGACGCAGGCTGGGTGGTCAACACTGCCAAGGCCAAAGTCAGCACCGGGCGGATCGTTCTGGCCAACAATGGCCATCTGGAAAGCTTCGGATTTTACCAACGGCAATTGATGCATATCTGCCTCTACGCCTCGATCACGACCTCGCTTACCGAGGCACAGATCAAGACACTGGGCGGGCAACCGCGCTGGTCGGTCACCCCGGCGGATCCGATGGGCACCTCGGTCCGGCGTATTTCGGGCAGCTACGGGGATCGCATTTTGATCCGCACCGGATCCAGTTTTCACCCGACGATCGAAACCAGCCGGATGCGGTTGCGCAATGCCGGCTGGGTGCATGACCGGAAGTTCCGGGAACGCTTTCCGCATCTGTCGGATGTTCGGATGGAGCATCGCTGGGCCGGGATGCTGTGCCTCAGCCGCAACGGATCCGCGGCGTTCGGCGAATTGGAGGATGGCGTGTTCTCGGCCTGCTGTCAGAATGGTCTGGGCATCGCCCGAGGCACCCTGCAAGGCATGGGCATCGCAGAGCTGGCGCTGCAAGGCGGATCAGAGGTCGCGGATCACTTTCTGGCGCAGCCGGACCTTCCGCGTTTGCCGCCCGAGCCTTTCGCCTCGCTTGGGGCGAACAGCTATCTGATCTGGAAAGAATGGCGGTCCGGCAAGGAATGA
- a CDS encoding aldehyde dehydrogenase yields MDLLTQDEYKSIAAGLTLPTGAFIDGAFRPAISGETFASVNPATGDKLADIASCGAADVDFAVEKAREAFDDGRWSKLHPSERKDVLIRLAKLITRNARELAVMESLDSGKTIYDCETVDVPETIHCLKWHAEAIDKIYDQVSPASDDHIAMVLREPIGVVGLVLPWNFPLLMLAWKIGPALAAGCSVVVKPAAETTLTALRMAELAMEAGLPRGVLNIVPGGGADVGEPIGRHMDIDMVSFTGSTVTGKRFLTYSAESNAKEVVLEMGGKNPAIVMDDAENLDRVAAHVVNGAFWNMGENCSASSRLIVHKDVKAELLDRIAHHAKQWNIGDPLDPETRMGALVSEGHYNKVCGYLDQAEKVVIGGKADKGFVEATVVEVPGNDSTLAREEIFGPVLSVIEVSGFDEAIKIANDTDYGLCASIFTANAKRAIRGARAIRAGTVTVNSFGEGDITTPFGGFKQSGFGGRDNSIHAHDQYTQLKTIWIDLADDADEAVD; encoded by the coding sequence ATGGATCTGCTGACACAGGACGAATACAAATCCATCGCCGCAGGCCTGACCCTGCCGACCGGGGCGTTCATCGACGGGGCATTCCGCCCGGCGATCTCGGGTGAGACGTTTGCAAGCGTGAATCCGGCCACCGGCGACAAGCTTGCCGATATCGCATCCTGCGGCGCAGCGGATGTGGATTTTGCGGTCGAAAAGGCGCGTGAGGCCTTCGACGATGGCCGCTGGTCGAAACTGCACCCGTCCGAGCGCAAGGACGTGCTGATCCGGCTGGCCAAGCTGATTACCCGCAATGCCCGCGAACTGGCTGTGATGGAAAGCCTCGACAGTGGCAAGACCATCTATGACTGCGAAACCGTGGACGTGCCGGAAACCATCCACTGCCTGAAATGGCATGCCGAGGCGATCGACAAGATCTACGATCAGGTCTCGCCTGCCAGCGACGACCATATCGCCATGGTCCTGCGTGAACCGATCGGCGTCGTGGGGCTGGTGCTGCCGTGGAACTTTCCCCTGCTGATGCTGGCGTGGAAGATCGGGCCTGCCTTGGCGGCGGGATGTTCAGTGGTTGTGAAACCCGCGGCTGAAACCACACTGACCGCGCTGCGTATGGCCGAACTGGCGATGGAGGCTGGCCTTCCCCGCGGCGTGCTGAACATCGTACCGGGTGGCGGTGCCGACGTGGGCGAACCCATCGGGCGGCACATGGATATCGACATGGTGTCCTTCACCGGCTCGACGGTGACGGGCAAACGGTTCCTGACCTATTCGGCGGAAAGCAACGCCAAGGAAGTGGTGCTTGAGATGGGAGGTAAGAACCCTGCCATCGTCATGGACGACGCCGAAAACCTCGACCGGGTGGCGGCGCATGTGGTGAACGGTGCGTTCTGGAACATGGGCGAGAACTGCTCGGCCTCGTCGCGCCTGATCGTGCACAAAGACGTGAAAGCCGAACTGCTGGACCGCATCGCGCATCACGCCAAACAGTGGAACATCGGCGACCCGCTGGATCCTGAAACCCGCATGGGCGCGCTGGTCAGCGAAGGGCATTATAACAAGGTCTGCGGATATCTCGATCAGGCTGAAAAGGTGGTGATCGGTGGCAAGGCCGATAAAGGCTTTGTCGAGGCCACCGTCGTTGAAGTGCCTGGCAACGACTCGACTTTGGCGCGCGAGGAGATCTTCGGCCCGGTCCTGTCGGTAATCGAAGTGTCGGGCTTTGACGAGGCCATCAAGATAGCCAATGACACCGACTATGGCTTGTGTGCCTCGATCTTCACCGCCAACGCCAAACGGGCCATTCGCGGCGCGCGGGCCATCCGGGCGGGCACCGTGACCGTAAACAGCTTTGGCGAAGGCGACATCACCACGCCGTTTGGCGGGTTCAAGCAATCGGGCTTTGGCGGGCGCGACAACTCGATCCATGCGCATGATCAGTACACCCAGCTGAAAACTATCTGGATCGATCTTGCAGACGATGCCGACGAGGCCGTGGATTGA